A genome region from Polyangiaceae bacterium includes the following:
- a CDS encoding acyl-CoA thioesterase, translating to MTDATKHSPHSTAPRDRAAYPHIVVVQTRWMDNDIYGHVNNVVYYSYFDTVINRYLIAEGGLDIAAGNVIGVVAESHCRYMRGMTFPADIDAGLAVGKLGRSSVRYEIGLFPQGEASAAAEGYFVHVFVDRASRRPVPIPDELRAALERLTFAAAG from the coding sequence ATGACGGACGCGACGAAGCATTCTCCGCACTCGACTGCACCTCGCGATCGCGCGGCGTATCCGCATATCGTAGTCGTTCAGACTCGCTGGATGGACAACGACATATACGGCCACGTGAACAATGTCGTGTACTATTCGTATTTCGACACGGTCATCAATCGGTATCTCATTGCCGAGGGAGGACTCGACATCGCGGCGGGGAACGTGATTGGAGTCGTTGCCGAATCGCATTGCCGGTACATGCGCGGCATGACGTTTCCGGCGGACATCGATGCGGGTCTCGCGGTTGGAAAGCTCGGACGGTCGAGCGTGCGTTACGAGATTGGCCTATTCCCGCAGGGCGAAGCTTCAGCGGCAGCCGAGGGGTATTTCGTGCATGTTTTCGTGGATCGTGCGTCTCGAAGACCGGTGCCCATTCCGGACGAGCTTCGCGCGGCGCTCGAACGCCTGACGTTCGCGGCAGCCGGGTGA
- a CDS encoding response regulator, which translates to MSEESTPKERALIVDDDMDMRRMLAFTMRRAGYEVDVAENGEEGLEKARAFQPSIVITDLHMPGVDGMTMLMEIRRWAPHMPIVMLTASDGIGPAVDAMRAGADDYLTKPVDPHALRFAVERAISRQKQRAETDIMRRTLNELREAHVALEAERDFVSTVLGTIESLVVVMDLEGRIVKFNRACENATGYIEAEMLGTNAIELLVGADELPEVRRVFEELASGRTRRNTYENHWRTKNGELRRITWTNTVLLDESGQVKHVVASGMDVTDVRNMEARVRRSEHLASIATFSAGVAHEIKNPLNAATLHLTLLGRLLGKASPDLEGAREAAGIATGEIRRVGGLLEEFLQFARPETPRRSATDLRQICDDVAALCRVEAAAANIEISVTGDPRVAIRADDARMRQVVLNLVRNAIEAVRQNGHVQLDVGVAGNTAHVRVQDDGPGIMADDIRIFQPFFTTKEKGTGLGLAITHRIVTDHGGDIAVESRPGKTVFTVTLPMG; encoded by the coding sequence ATGAGCGAGGAGAGCACGCCGAAAGAACGCGCGCTGATCGTCGATGACGACATGGACATGCGGCGCATGCTGGCGTTCACGATGCGACGCGCGGGCTACGAAGTCGACGTTGCAGAAAACGGCGAGGAGGGGCTCGAAAAGGCGCGCGCTTTTCAGCCGTCCATCGTGATCACGGATCTGCACATGCCGGGCGTCGACGGTATGACGATGCTCATGGAGATTCGTCGATGGGCGCCGCACATGCCCATCGTGATGCTCACGGCGAGCGATGGAATCGGACCGGCGGTCGATGCGATGCGCGCAGGTGCCGACGACTACTTGACCAAGCCCGTGGATCCGCATGCGCTACGTTTCGCGGTCGAACGCGCGATCAGTAGGCAGAAGCAACGTGCCGAGACGGACATCATGCGGCGTACGTTGAACGAGCTTCGTGAAGCTCACGTTGCGCTGGAGGCCGAACGAGACTTCGTGTCGACCGTGCTTGGAACGATCGAGTCGCTCGTCGTGGTGATGGATCTCGAAGGGCGCATCGTGAAGTTCAACCGCGCATGCGAGAACGCGACGGGCTACATTGAGGCCGAAATGCTCGGCACAAATGCGATCGAGCTGCTCGTGGGTGCCGACGAGCTACCCGAAGTTAGGCGCGTGTTCGAGGAGCTTGCGTCGGGACGCACTCGTAGGAACACATACGAAAATCATTGGCGTACAAAGAATGGCGAGCTGCGCCGCATCACATGGACGAACACCGTGCTGCTCGACGAATCGGGGCAGGTGAAGCACGTCGTTGCTTCGGGGATGGACGTGACCGACGTTCGCAACATGGAGGCGAGGGTTCGTCGAAGCGAACACTTGGCGTCGATTGCGACATTTTCGGCGGGCGTCGCGCATGAAATCAAGAACCCTCTCAATGCGGCCACGCTGCATTTGACGCTTTTGGGCAGGCTCCTCGGCAAAGCATCACCGGATCTCGAAGGGGCGCGAGAAGCGGCGGGCATTGCGACGGGGGAAATTCGCCGCGTCGGGGGGCTGCTCGAGGAATTTTTGCAATTTGCGCGGCCAGAAACGCCTCGGCGATCCGCCACGGATTTACGTCAGATTTGCGACGATGTCGCGGCGCTCTGTCGGGTCGAAGCAGCGGCGGCGAACATCGAAATCAGCGTCACGGGTGATCCTCGCGTTGCCATTCGTGCAGATGACGCGCGGATGCGCCAAGTCGTCTTGAATCTCGTGCGCAATGCGATCGAAGCGGTGCGCCAAAATGGTCATGTGCAGCTCGACGTGGGGGTTGCGGGGAACACGGCGCATGTGCGCGTGCAAGACGACGGGCCGGGCATCATGGCCGACGATATTCGGATTTTTCAGCCGTTTTTCACGACGAAGGAAAAAGGCACAGGTCTGGGGCTCGCGATTACCCATCGAATCGTTACAGATCACGGCGGGGACATTGCGGTGGAGAGTCGTCCGGGAAAAACCGTTTTTACGGTGACACTTCCGATGGGCTGA
- a CDS encoding iron-containing alcohol dehydrogenase, whose translation MHCCLGVSIGESGDAAFSVDASAVTFGRGAIGEVGSEVRALGARRIALFTDARLAVLSPVSEARASLERAGCDVVVYDRVLVEPTDASFREAAAFACDGKFDGYVSVGGGSVMDTCKAALLYATYPAEISAYVTPPMGQGLAIPGPLPVHVACPTTTGTGSECTGIAVFDDTQRHAKTAVASRQLRPTRAIVDPNATRTLPSSVVAASGFDVICHALESYTARSFGSRDRPQSPLARPMSQGANPWSDIGCVKALELAGKYFLRAVKDASDDEAREAMAWAATLAGIAFGNAGVHMPHAMSYAVAGLRHSFRMPGYPEGAQLVPHGVAVIVNAPAVFRAFGATNPERHIEAAKLLGADVRGAWRDDAGEVLASQVCRMMQAAGMPNGVGGVGYGSDDIDALAAGTIVQTRLVSNAPMVVGKDFVVTLFRSALSYW comes from the coding sequence ATGCACTGTTGCTTGGGCGTTTCCATAGGCGAATCGGGGGACGCAGCGTTCTCCGTCGACGCCTCCGCAGTCACGTTCGGCAGAGGAGCCATCGGCGAAGTCGGCAGTGAAGTGCGAGCGCTCGGAGCTCGACGGATCGCGCTCTTCACGGATGCTCGCCTCGCGGTTTTGTCGCCGGTATCAGAAGCACGTGCGTCGCTCGAGCGCGCGGGATGCGATGTCGTCGTCTACGATCGCGTTCTCGTCGAGCCGACGGACGCATCGTTTCGTGAAGCCGCGGCGTTTGCATGTGACGGCAAGTTCGATGGGTACGTTTCGGTGGGCGGCGGATCGGTCATGGACACGTGCAAAGCCGCGCTGCTGTACGCGACGTATCCCGCAGAGATCAGCGCGTACGTGACGCCGCCGATGGGGCAAGGACTCGCCATACCGGGGCCGCTGCCCGTGCACGTTGCGTGTCCAACGACGACCGGTACGGGCAGCGAATGCACGGGAATTGCGGTCTTCGACGACACGCAGCGCCATGCGAAGACCGCGGTTGCATCGCGCCAACTAAGGCCAACGCGAGCGATTGTCGATCCAAACGCGACGCGCACGCTGCCGAGCTCAGTCGTTGCAGCAAGCGGTTTCGACGTGATTTGTCACGCGCTCGAATCGTACACGGCGCGCTCGTTCGGATCGCGCGATCGTCCGCAGAGCCCATTGGCAAGACCCATGAGCCAAGGGGCCAATCCGTGGAGCGACATTGGATGCGTGAAGGCGCTCGAGCTTGCGGGGAAGTACTTTTTGCGTGCGGTGAAAGATGCGTCCGACGATGAAGCGCGCGAAGCGATGGCGTGGGCTGCGACGCTTGCAGGCATCGCGTTCGGCAATGCGGGCGTGCACATGCCGCATGCGATGTCTTATGCGGTCGCGGGGCTTCGTCATTCGTTCCGCATGCCGGGGTATCCCGAAGGCGCGCAGCTCGTACCGCACGGAGTCGCCGTCATCGTGAACGCACCGGCGGTGTTTCGTGCGTTCGGCGCGACGAACCCCGAACGGCACATCGAAGCGGCGAAGCTGCTTGGAGCGGACGTGCGAGGTGCATGGCGTGACGATGCGGGTGAAGTTCTCGCGAGCCAGGTTTGTCGCATGATGCAAGCGGCAGGCATGCCCAATGGAGTTGGTGGAGTTGGATATGGTTCGGACGATATCGACGCGCTCGCGGCGGGTACGATCGTCCAAACGCGCCTTGTATCGAATGCGCCGATGGTGGTGGGCAAAGATTTCGTCGTGACGCTCTTCCGTTCGGCGCTTTCTTATTGGTGA